A genome region from Camelina sativa cultivar DH55 chromosome 10, Cs, whole genome shotgun sequence includes the following:
- the LOC104720660 gene encoding uncharacterized protein LOC104720660 — MERSNWRCPSRFILLFFFISSQFWGFSLPISVVQQNLELIRYIFGILLRILEKSLLWFKFVKLGEDGSIEDGSHEVHCSRERSRVAWNIIQEYLMPYVEKERYQLPSGCRVHRDNDIYREQEEHKVHSDINEWRCGFCKKSFYEEKYLDKHFDSRHYNLLNVSHGKCLADLCGALHCDLVVGTPRLKSKCNPAAAARNQHLCESLANSCFPVNKGPSANRLHDFFLRQFCDAHTCSGGSRPLSKKPKKRNMKYFIFSIITLILLLLYYSFVYLFRRGLKGGSQELKRIRHIGLKKKPS, encoded by the exons ATGGAAAGATCGAATTGGAGATGCCCATCTCGTTtcattctcctcttcttctttatctcttctcAGTTTTGGGGATTCTCACTCCCCATTTCTGTAGTTCAACAGAACCTCGAG CtgattagatatatatttgggATTTTACTTAGAATTCTCGAAAAATCATTACTTTGGTTCAAATTTGTAAAGCTTGGTGAGGATGGAAG TATAGAAGACGGTTCTCATGAGGTTCATTGTTCAAGGGAACGTAGCAGAGTTGCTTGGAACATCATTCAAGAG TATCTCATGCCGTATGTGGAAAAGGAGCGGTATCAGTTGCCGAGTGGTTGTAGAGTTCATCGAGACAATGACATTTATAGAGAACAAGAAGAGCACAAAGTGCATTCAGATATAAACGAGTGGCGTTGTGGATTCTGCAAAAAGTCTTTTTATGAAGAGAAGTACCTCGACAAGCATTTCGATTCACGCCATTACAATTTGCTTAATGTG AGTCATGGTAAATGTCTGGCGGATCTTTGTGGAGCATTGCATTGTGATCTTGTTGTAGGCACGCCTCGGCTTAAGTCTAAGTGTAATCCTGCAGCTGCTGCAAGAAACCAGCATTTATGTGag AGTTTGGCTAATAGTTGTTTTCCGGTAAATAAGGGTCCATCTGCCAACCGTCTTCACG ACTTCTTCTTGCGCCAGTTCTGTGATGCACATACATGTTCAGGAGGTTCAAGGCCTTTGTCTAAAAAACCAAAG AAGAGGAATATGAAATACTTTATTTTCTCCATCATCACTTTGATATTGCTTCTTCTCTACTACAGTTTTGTCTATTTGTTCCGAAG AGGATTAAAGGGTGGATCTCAAGAACTGAAGCGTATTAGACACATTGGTCTGAAGAAGAAACCCTCTTAA